The Polyangium aurulentum genomic interval GCTTCACCTTCCTGCGCATCCTCATGGTCCGGCAGCCGACGCCGGTGATCGTGGTGTCGAGCTACGCGCACAAGGAGAACGTCTTCAAGGCGCTCGAGCTCGGCGCTGTCGACTTCGTCGCCAAGCCCAGCCAGAAGCTCGCGCCCGACGCCTCGCTGCGCCGGGAGATCCTGCAGAAGGTGCTCCTCGTGCGCTACCTGCGGCCGCTCGCGATGGCTGGCGCGCGCCCCGTCCTGCCCAACGCGCTGAGCCGGCCCATCACGACCGCCGCGCCCATCTCGACGGCCGCCGCCGTGATGCCCGAGCCGAGCGCGCGCTCGGTGGCGGCGATCGCGGCGCGCTTCATCGTGGGCATCGGCTCGTCGACCGGAGGCCCGACGGCGCTGCTCGAGATCCTGAGCCGCATCCCGGAAAAGTACCCGGGCGCGATCCTCATCGCGCAACACATGCCCGACAAATTCACCCGCACCTTCGCCGAGCGGCTCGATCGCAAGAGCGCCATCCGCGTGACCGAGGCGCAGGACGGCGACCTCGTGACCGCGCGGCGCGCCTTCATCTGCCCCGGCAAGATGTGCATGGAGGCCGTGGTCACGCAGGGCTCGGGGGGCGTCGGCTGGAGCGAGATCCGCCTGCGCGTAGGTCCCCCCTCGCAGCACGACCGCTACGTGCCGAGCGCCGACCGCCTCCTGCGCAGCATCGCCCCGGTCGGCTCGCGCGCGTACGGCATCATCCTGACCGGCATGGGCGACGACGGCGTCGCAGGCGCCCGCGCCATCCGCGCCGGCGGCGGCACCATCGTCGCCGAGAGCGAGGAAACCGCGGTCGTCTATGGCATGCCGCGCGCCGCCGTACGTGCCGGCGTCGTGAACGAGAGCATGGGGCTGCCCCAGGTCGCGGAGTACGTGGCTGGGCTCACGTGAGCTGGGCGCCGAGGATGGCGCTTCGCGAGATGCAAAAGTTGACCCCCCGGACGTCACATGAGACACGTCTTTCCGGGACATGGGGCCTCGTTCGATTGCACGCGTCCTCGTCACGGCAGGCCTGATTTCGGCCTGCGCGCTGGCGGGATCCCCCGCCCTCGGCCAGGCAGCGCCGGGCGCCAACAAGCCCGCTGCGCCCGCGGCTGCGAAGCCCAAGCCCGCGGCGAAGTCCGGCGGAAAGGCGCCCGCGAAGCCCGCGGCCAAGCCGGCGGCGAAGAAGGGCTCCTCGAAGAAGCCCCCCGCCACCCGCAAGGCCGGTGAGCCTGGCGAGCCCGACGAGAATGCCCGCAGGGTGATCGCCGGGGCGCCGCCCACGCCGGGGCGCTCGGTGGACGAGTCTCCCGAGCTGAAGGCCATGCGCGAGGTCGATCTCGCGCTCTTCTCGACGACCCCGAGCTCGGGCCCGGACTGGCCTTCGGATGATCTTCCGCGGCTCGAGGGCGACGACCCGGTCCTCGTCGCCTCCGGCATGCCCCCCGCGGCGCCGAGGCCGACCGCCCAGGCGCCCGACGCGCCCGGCGACCTCTCCTGGCTGCGCAAGCTCGACATGCCGGACATCCCCGTCCGCTGGGATGCGCGCGTCGTGCGCTACCTCGAGTTCTACAAGAACACCCCGCGCGGTCGCGCCATGGTCGCCACGTGGATCAAGAAGAGCGGCCGTTACGGCGCCGCGATCCGCCGCGTGCTGCGCGAGCAGGGGTTGCCCGAGGACATCGTCTGGCTCGCGCTCGTCGAGAGCGGCTTCGACCCCACGATCCACTCCCCCGTCGGCGCCGCGGGCCTGTGGCAGTTCATGCCCGAGGGCGCGCGGATCTACGGGCTCACCGTCGATCGCTGGATCGACGAGCGCCTCGACCCCGAGCGCGCGACGCTCGCCGCGGCCCGCTACCTGTCGGATCTGCGCCGCCGCTTCGGGAGCTGGGAGCTGGCGTTCGCGGCCTACAACATGGGCTACGGCGGGCTGCTCGCGTCGATCCGCAAGTACAACACCAACGACTTCTGGGAGCTGAGCCGCGTCGAGGCGGGCATGCCGCTCGAGACGGCGCTCTACGTGCCCAAGATCGTGTCCATGGCCATCGTGGCCAGAAACTGCGCCGTCTTCGGCTGCGACACGATCGAGCTCGATCCGGCCGTCACCTTCGACAAGGTCGCCGTCGGCGCGGGCGTGTCGCTGCGGACGGTGGCGGCGGCCGCGGGCGCCTCCGAGGACGCGGTCGACGCGCTCAATCCCCAGCTCCCCGCCGGACGCACGCCTCCCCTCGCTCCCGATGCGAAGGAGGGCGCGAGCTTCACGGTGCGCGTCCCCGCGGGCACCGGCGCGCGCGCGGCCAAGAGCGTGGGCAAGCTGCTCGAACGCGAGGAGAAGCTCGAGCGGTACGTCGTGCGCTGGGGCGAGTCGCTCGAAGACATCGCCACGAGCCGCCGCACCACGAGGAGCTCGCTGCTCTCGGTGAACGGCCTGCGGCGCGACGAACCCGTCCGGCCGGGCACCGTGCTGCTCGTGCCCCCGGCGCCCCCGACGGCGGATGGCGCCGCGGTCGAGGGGGTCGAAAAGGACAAACGCCCCGTCCTCGTCGTGCCGGGAGAGGCGTTCTCGTATCCAGACCGGCGGCGCGTCTTTTACCGCGTGGCGCCGGGCGATACGGCGCGCGAGGTCGCTTCGGCGCTCGGCGTGACCGCGCCCGAGATCTGCCGCTGGAATGCGATCGATCCGGGCGCGTCGCTGCACGACGGCATGACGCTGCAGGTCTTCGTGCCCAAGGAGCGCGCCTTGAAGAACGCGCTCGTGCTCGAAGAGGCCGAGGCGCGCGTGCTCCCCGTGGGCTCGCCCGAGTTCTTCACGCACTTCGAGGCGCTCAAGGGCCGAAAGCGCATGGAGGTCGTCGCGGCCGAGGGCGACTCGTGGCGCGGGCTGTCGAAGCGCTTCGGGCTGAGCCTGGGCATGCTCGAGCGGATCAACCACCGCTCGCGTACGAGCCCGCTCGCCGCCGGCGACAAGGTGGTCGTGTACGTTCCCGCGACGCCCACGCCCGCCGCGCCCCCGGCCGAGCCCGTGAAGGAGCGCCCGGAGGACAAGGGCGAGACCATGGTGGCCGTGGTCCAGCCCGCCGAGGATCGCGCCGCGCCCCCGAGCGACGAGCTCGCGGACAAGGACGACGAGGGCGCGACCAAGCCCGCCGTGCTGCGCAACGAGGAGCCCAAGCCGTCGACGCCGCCCGTCGCCGACAAGCCGGCCGCCGAGCCGAGCCCTGCGCCCGTGGAACGCAAGCCGACCGACAAGACACCGGCGCCTCCACCCTCGAAGTCCGGCCAGGGAGCCTGACGCAATAACGCGCCGCGCTGTGTGCAATTTTCCGATAGCGAGAATGTCTGGGCCCGCGCGATAATCGCGGCATGCGCCGTACGTCGTGCTTCCTCCTCGCCTTGCTCCCCTGCCTCGCCCAAGTGGCGTGCAGCGTCCCTGACGATGGTCCCGCGGTCGTCCCGCCTCCGCCCGGCCCCGCCGAGTGGAATCGCGACGTCGAGGAGCCGACCGACGCCGAGGCCGAGACCAAGCGGGCGGCGTGCGAGTACAAGTCGGGCGCGCTGCCGGCCGAGACCCAGGGCGAGAGCCGGCCCTCGGGCGACGAGATCCCCATCGATCACATCGTCGTCATGATGATGGAGAATCGCTCGTTCGACCATTACTTCCAGAAACTCCCCGAATACGGCCAGCCCGACGTCGAGGTCGCGCCCGAGGGGTTCACCAATCCCGGCCCCGACCAGGTGCCTGTCGAGCCCTTCCGCGACACGCAGCTCTGCTTCGTCGACACGAACCACGAGTGGACGGGCACGCACACGCAGATCAACGGCGGGAAGATGGACGGGTTCGTTACGACGAACGAGGGCTGGCACGAGATGCCCGCGCACGGCTCGCTCGACATGCTGAGCGGCAAGCGGGCCATGACGTATTACACGGCGGACGACCTGCCGTTTTATTACTGGCTGGCGAACGAGTTCGCGATCGCGGACCATTACCACGCCTCGGTCCCCGGCCCGACGTGGCCGAACCGCATGTTCCTCTACGGCGCCGGCTCGTTCGGCGCGGTGCACAACGTCTTCGTCGAGCCCGACAAGCTGCTCTTCGATTACCTCGACCTGCGCCAGATCTCCTGGAAGATCTACGTGTCGACCACCGCGGGCGCCGCCATCTTCGCGCTGAAGTACCTCGATTACTCCGAGGCTGGGCACGTCACCACCATCGACGATTACTTCAAGGACGCGGCCGCCGGGACGTTGCCGCAGGTGGCGTTCGTCGATCCGGGGATCGCGCGCGAGGGGTATGCGCAGAACGACGAGCATCCGCCCGCGATTGCGATGCTCGGCGAGAACTTCTCGGCCACGGTCGTCGACGCGCTGACGAAGAGCCCGAACTGGGATCGTTCGGCCCTCTTCATCACGTACGACGAGCACGGCGGCCTCTTCGACCACGTGGTTCCCCCGCCCGCCTGCGCGCCCGACGACATCGATCCCAAGCTCGAGAAGGACGACACCGTCGCGAAGTTCGACCAGCTCGGCGTGCGCGTGCCGCTCATCGTGGTCTCGCCCTACGCGAAGAAGCATTTCGTCGGTCACCGGACCTACGACCACACCTCGATCGTGCGCTTCATCGAGGCGCGGTTCACGATGCCCGCGCTCACCAATCGCGACGCGAACGCCGAGGCGCCCTGGGAGATGTTCGACTTCGAGAACCCCCCGCACGCCGATCCGCCGGCCATCACGATCCCCAAGATCGATCAGACCAAGCTCGACGCGTGCAAGGCCATCTTCGAAGAGTAGACCTGGGCAATGACCTCCCGCGCGGCGCACGCCGCGATCGCCGCCGTCTCCCTCGCCCTCCTCGCGGGCGCCTGCCGTGACAAACCCGAAGCGGGCCCCGCGAGCCCCTCTCCCTCCTCGTCCACCTCCGCCTCCCCCGCCGCGCCGCCCGAGCCGCTGACGCCGCTCGCCAGGCTCTCTGCGGACGCTGCATCGCGCGCGCAGAGGGCGCTCGAGGCCCTGCTCGCCCATCCTCCCTCGGGCCGCGGCGACGCCCACCCCGCGTATCTCGATCTGCGCCGCGCGGTCGCCTCCGGGGCGCCGCTCTGGCGCAGGCGCGGGACCATTGGCGGGGAGGTGCTCTTCGGCCCCGAGCGCTCGATCGACGAGGGCGGCGGGGCAATGCTCCGGCTCGACAGAGCGCTCGTCGAGGGAAACGAAGAGGCCATCCGCCGCGAGGGCGCGCAGGTCGACCGCGCCCTGCGCCTCTTTGCCGAGGAGGCGCGGCGGGTGCCCGTCTCGCCGCAGGCCGTGCAAAGCGCGCTATCGCTCGCCGCCTACGACCTCGGCGCGCTCGCGCTCGAATCGACGGCGGGGTTGCCCGAGGGCCCGGCCGCGGTGCTCGCGGATCTGCGCGGAACGCTCGATTTCATCGATGACGGCGCCCGCACGCTCGCCAGCGGCGCGGGCACGGAAGCCGCCTCCTCGGCCCTCTCGGCCGTGCGCGCGGCCATCGATCCCCTGCGCGCCCGGCTGGACGCGGCGCAAACGGCGCTCGACCTCCAGGATCGCGCTGGGTTTGTCCTGCAAACCGGCCGGCTCGGCGTCGCCGCTCGCCGCCTGGGGCATCCGCGCCTGCCTTATCGTCCGCGCGTGTCGACTGCGGAGCGCGAGATCGAGGAGCCCGTCTCCGCGCTCACCCTGCCCGCCCCCCGCCTCGGACCGCGCGGCGAGGCCTCGCGCGACGAAGCCCATGCCTCGCTCGGCCGCATGCTCTTCTTCGATCGCCGCCTCTCGCGGGGCGGCGTGCGGTCCTGCGCCTCCTGCCACACGCCCGAGAAAGGCTTTGCCGACGGGCTCGTCCGCCCGAAATCGCTCGAATCGTCGATCGAGCTGCGCCACACGCCGACGCTGCTCTACACCTCGCTGCACGCGGCCCAGCTCTGGGACGGGCGCACGCTCACCGCGGAGAGCCAGGCGCTCGGGGTGATTCACGCCCGCGCCGAAATGGGTTTGTCCGAGGACGAGCTGCTCTCTGCGCTCTCGGCCGTCCCCGATTACCAGGCGCGCTTCGCCGCCCTGCCCGAGCCCGGGATCACGGCGGCGAACGTGGGCCGGGCGCTCGTGGCCTTCGAGGTGGCGGCGCTGGTCCCCGCGGACGCCCCGATCGACCGCTTTGCGCGTGGCGAGGAGGGCGCGCTCTCGGCCGAGCAGCGTCGCGGGCTCGATGTCTTCGCGGGCAAGGGTCGCTGCGCGCGCTGCCATATTCCGCCCTTCTTCGGAGGCTCGCGCCCGCGCGATTTCGCGGTCCCGGTCTTCGCGGCCATCGGTGTCCCCACCGATCCGAAAGGGAAAGCGCTCGATCCGGATCGGGGGCGCGGGGCGGTGACGGGGCGCGCGATCGACGAGGCGGCATTCAAGACGCCGACGGTCCGCGACGCCGCCCGCACCGCGCCTTATTTCCACAATGGCCGGTTCGCCACCCTGGAGGAGGTCGTCGATTTCTATGACAAGGGGGGCGGGCAGGGGCTCGGGCTGTCGGTGCCAACCCAGGATCCGGAGGTGCGCAAGCTGGGTCTCTCGAAGGAAGAGACCCAGGCGCTGCTCGCGTTCATGCGGGAGGGGCTGCTCGATCGCACGCCGCCGGAGAAGCTCGCCGAGCGCGTGCCGAAGTGATCACGGCACCGTGTAGCAGCTCCCGAGCAGGCGCATTCCGTTCGGGATCTTGTCGTTCGCGACCGTGTCGCCGACGGTGTTGTACTGCGAGTCCCACGCGCGCCGGTACAGGACATCGTACGTGCCCCCCACGAGCTTGCTCGTGAAGTTCGGGCCATACAGCGTGTAACTGGCGCCCGAATACCAGAAGCTCGCGAGCACGTGCATCGCGCCCGTGTCCCTCGCGCGGAGGTAGAACGAGGTCGTCGTCGAGTATCCCGGGTTCGTCGCCGGCAACGGCGCGCCATTCATCGTGATGGCGCCGCCCATGGGCGCCATCGGGATGTCGATGGCGAGGTTGTTCGCGCCGGGAGCGACCACCACGTTCGCCTTCAGCACGCGCATTCCGTTCGGGATCTTGTCGTTCGCGACCGTGTCGCCGACGGTATTGTACTGCGAGTCCCACGCGCGCCGGTACACGACATCGTACGTGCCCGCCACGAGCTTGCTCGTGAAGTTCGGACCGTACAGCGTGTAACTGGCGCCCGAGTACCAGAAGCTCGCGAGCACGTGCATCGCGCCCGTGTCTTTCGCCTTCAGGTACAACGAGGTCGTCGTCGAATACCCGGGGTTCGTCGCCGGCAAGGGCGCGCCATTCATGGTGATCGTCCCGCTCACCGTCGCCATCGGGATGTCGATCGCCAGGTTGTTCGCGCCTGGCTTGATCACCACGTCCGTCATCAGCACGCGCATGCCGTTCGGGATCTTGTCGTTCGCGACCGTGTCGCCCACCGTGTCGTATTGCGAATCCCACGCGCGCCGGTACAGGACATCGTACGTGCCCGCCACGAGCTTGCTCGTGAAGTTCGGGCCGTACAGCGTGTAACTGGCGCCCGAATACCAGAAGCTCGCGAGCACGTGCATCGCGCCCGTGTCCTTCGCTTTCATGTAGAGCGTCGTCGTCGTCGAATATCCCGGGTTCGTCGCCGGCAACGGCGCGCCATTCATGGTGATCGTGCCCGTCACCGTCGCGGCGGGGATGTCGATCGCCAGGTTGTTCGCGCCGGGAGCGATCTCCAGGTCCTTCATCAGCACGCGCATGCCGTTCGGGAGCTTGTCGTTCGCGACCGTGTCGCCCACCGTGTCGTATTGCGAATCCCACGCGCGCCGGTACAGGACATCGTACGTGCCCGCCACGAGCTTGCTCGTGAAGTTCGGGCCGTACAGCGTGTAACTGGCGCCCGAATACCAGAAGCTCGCGAGCACGTGCATCGCGCCCGTGTCCTTCGCCTTCAGGTAGACCGTCGTCGTCGTCGAATAACCCGGGTTCGTCGCCGGCAAGGGCTGCCCATTCATCGTGATCGTGCCCGTCACCGTCGCGGCGGGAATGTCGATCGCCAGGTTGTTCGCGCCTGGCTTGATCACCACGTCCTTCTGCAGGATCCGCATGCCGTTCGGGATCTTGTCGTTCGCGACCGTGTCGCCCACCGTGTCGTATTGCGAATCCCACGCGCGCCGGTAGTACAGGTCGTAGGTCCCCGCCACGAGCTTGCTCGTGAAATTCGGCCCGTACAGCGTGTAACTGGCGCCCGAATACCAGAAGTTCGCGAGCACGTGCATCGCGCCCGTGTCCTTCGCCTTCAGGTAGAGCGTCGTCGTCGTCGAATAACCCGGGTTCGTCGCCGGCAAGGGCTGCCCGTTCATCGTGATCGTGCCCGTCACCGTCGCCATCGGGATGTCCACGTTCAGCGAGCTCGTGCCCGCGCCGATGATCAGATCGGTCCCGAGGATGCGCATGCCGTTCGGGATCTTGTCGTTCGCGACCGTGTCGCCTACCGTGTTGTATTGCGAATCCCACGCGCGCCGGTAGACGAGGTCGTACACTCCGGCAACGAGCTTGCTCGTGAAGTTCGGCCCGTACAGCGTGTAACTGGCGCCCGAATACCAGAAGCTCGAGAGCGCGTGCATCGCGCCCGTGTCCTTCGCCTTCAGGTAAAGCGACGTCGTCGTCGAGTATCCCGGGTTCGTCGCCGGCAAGGGCTGCCCGTTCATCGTGATCTTGCCGCTGATGCTCACCATCGGGATGTCGATCGTCCCCGGCAGCGCGCTCGTGGTCGCGCACGCGCCCATCCCCGTGCAATCCCCCGTCACCGCGCCCGCGCACGCTCCGCCCGCCACGCACGCGTCCCCGGTCGTGCACGCAATGCCGTCATTGCACGACGAGCCCACCGGCTTCGGCACCACCGGGAAGCTCTTCGTCGCCTCGTCGCAAGCCCCCACCGTCACGCAAGGCCCGCTCGCCGGCGGCGGCGAGGGCACGTTCGTCTCGATGCACCCATCCCCATCGGCCGCCGGGCTCGCGGGCGAGCAGATCTCGACGCCCGTGCACCACAGGCCATCGTCGCAGAGCGCGTTGCTCGGCGTGTTCGACGGCGTCCCTCCCGCGCACTTGTCGACCGTGCACGCGATCCCGTCCTCCGGCACCAGCCCGTCGTCCGCGGCGTGCCCGCAGCCGGTGATCGCATTGCAAGAGTCCGCCGTGCAGGGATTGCCATCGTCGCAGCTCACCTGCGCCCCACCCGCGCACGTCCCCGCCTGGCAGGTCTGTCCCGACAGACAGAGCGTGGTCGAGCACGCGCTTCCGTTCGGCAGCGTCGTGTGCGCGCAGATGCCGCCCATCACGCTGTCGGCGGTGCACGGATTGCCGTCGTCGCAGGCCGGCGTGTAGCAGACCGGCTGCCCGTTCTGGCTCATGCACGCCTGGTTCTGCGCGGCGCACGGGTTCGGCACGCAAGGGTCCTGCGTGCAGCCGCCCTGTCCGTCGTCGTGCCAGCCCGCATCGCAGCCGCACGTCGCGAGCGGACCATTGGCCACGCACGTGGTCTGGTTCGGCTCCTTGCACGGGTTCGGCGTGCAGGGATCCTGCGTGCAGCCTCCCATTTCGTCATCGTGATACCCGCCCGCGACATCGCAGGCATTGCACGTCGCGCCCGTGTATCCGGCGTCGCACGCGCACGTCACGACCCCGCCCTCGTCCGAGCACGCGCCGTGGCCGCTGCAGCTATCGGGCGCGCAAACCTGGTCGACGACGCACGTCCCGCCCTCGTCGTGATGGCCCGCATCGCAGCCGCATACCGGCGTGCCTCCCTGCGCGGTGCAAGAACCCTTGTTCGGCTCCTTGCACGGATTGGGCGTACACGGATCGGTCGTGCACCCGCCCTGCCCGTCCGGGTGATATCCTTGCGTCTCGTCGCACGCGCCGCACCACGGCGCCGCCCAGCCCGGGTCGCAGGCGCACGTCAGCGTCCCGCCCATCTCCGAGCACTGCCCGTGACCGCCGCACGTCGTCGGCATGCACGTCACATCGGGCACGCAAACGCCGTTCTCCTCGTGCGTTCCGGCGCTGCAATCGCAGGCGATCATCCCGTCCTTCACGGAGCAATTCGACTTGTCCTGCGGGCACGGGTTCGGATTGCAAGGCGTATTGGTACACCCTCCCTTCCCATCCGGGATGTACCCTCCCGCGACGTCACAGCCCTCGCAGAACGCCCCCGAATACCCGGCGTCGCACGTGCATTCGATCGCGCCGCCGCCATCCGAGCAAGCGCCGTGTCCGCCGCAGGTCGAGGGCATGCACGTCTCGTCGGGAGCGCACCCGTCCGGCGTCGCGTGCGTCCCGGGATCGCATTCGCAGCCGCCGTTTCCATCCGGATGCTGCCCGGTCGGGCAAGCGCCCGCATCCGCCCCGGCGTCCTCGCCGCTCTCCACGTCCGCGCCCGCATCCACGACAGGCCGCGGCGGGTCTGCACCGTCGTCACCGCAGCCCACCACGCACGCGACGACTGCCCAGCAAATCCCCCAAAACGACCACGAGGAGCACACACGCTTCATATGAATTCCCGCCGGTCCGCATGATCCACGCCCCATCTTGGTGTGTCAACCCGCAACGCCGAGGCCCAGCAGCGCCGATGACGCAGCAAGACGTGCCGCGAGCGCCCTCGAGCACGAAGATCGCGATTCGGGCATTGAGCTTCGCTCCCCGCCCCGGTTACCATGCTAGCGGGTCGAACGAATCAACCGGGCATCGAGAGGGATCATGAAGCGAAATCACCTCGTTCTATTGGGCCTGGCCGGGGCGCTGGCGCTCACGGCCGGCTGCACCATCAAGGGCAACGCGGGCGGCAGCGGCGGCGCGGGCGGCGCGGGCGGCGAAAACAACGGGCAAGGCGGAAAGACCGCCTCCTCCGGCGACGGGGTCGGGGGCACCTTCGTCGGCTCCGCCGGCCCGGGCGCGGGCGGCAGCGGGCCGACGTGCGCGACCGATAGCGACAAGGACGATGACGGCGACGGCCTGAGCGAGGCGCAGGGCGACTGTAACGACTGCGACGCGAACGTCAGCCCCGGCGGCATCGAGGTCGTCAACTCCGACCCGATGAAGCAGGCCGCGGACGAGGATTGCGACGGCGTGGTCGACAACGTCGCCCCCGCCTCGTGCGACGGCAACCTTCAGCTCACCGATCCGGACCCGCAAAACGGCGCCCGCGCGCTCGACCTCTGCCAGTTCGTCGGGGCCGACGATAAGAAATGGGGCGTGCTCGACGCGAAATACGTTCGCGCCAATGGCACCGCGGTGGGCGCGTCGCGGCAAATCGGCCTCCTCGACGGCTTCGGCCCCAACGTGAACGTCCAGCTCGGCTCGCGCATGCTCGCCCTCTCCTCGGGCGGCGCCCGCACGCCGGGGCAGCCCGAGGTGTGCACGAGCCATGGCTGCACCGGCTATGGCGCGGGCACGGCGCCCCCGGGCTTCCCGCAGAACGCGCCCGGCTGCGCGCAGGGCACCCAGATCCGCGACGACGTCGGCCTCGAGCTCAAGCTCCGCGCGCCCACGAACGCGACCGGATTCGAGTACCAGTTCAAGTTCTATTCGTTCGAGTTCGCCGAGTACGTCTGCACCCAGTTCAACGACCAGTACATCGCGCTGGTCAATCCGCCGCCGCCCGGATCGAAGGAGGGCAACATCTCGTTCGACAACGCCGGCAACCCGGTGAGCGTCAACATCGCGTTCTTCGACATCTGCGATCCGGCCGCCACCGACTTCGCCAAGAACTGCACCAGCGGCTGCCCCCCGAAGCCGGTGCCCTTTTGCCCGCTCGGCCAGAACGAGCTTTTGGGCACGAACTTCGAGAAGGGCTTCACCAGCGAGGACGCGGGCGGCACGGTCTGGCTGAAGACGCAATCGCCCGTCGTGGGCGGCCAGGAGTTCACCATCCGCTTCGCCATCTGGGACACGGGCGACTCGTCCTACGACTCCACCGTGCTCGTCGACGGCTTCAAGTGGATCGCGAACGGCGGCACGGTCGTCGTCGGCACCGATCCGGTCGACACGCCGAAGTAGCCTATCCCTCCGCCAGCACGATCACCTTGTCTCCCTGGGCGAAGCGCACCTTCTCGCCCTTCGCCGGGTTCACCTTGACGCCGTACGCCTTGGTCGCGTCGCCCGCCTCCCTCGCGATTCGATAGCCGATCGCCACCTCCCCGCGCCGGCGCGCCGCCTCCGCCACCGTGGCGAACGGCGTCGCTCGGCCCGCCTCCACGTATTCGCCGGCGGGCTTCAGGTAAAGCTCCGAGCCCTCCGGATCGAAGAGGTCGGCGAACACGGCCGCGAGGTCGGCGTTCTCGGCGATCTGCGTCATCATCAGGCTCACGAGCTTGTCGCTCACGATGAAATCGTCGGCCCGCGTCACCTCCGCGAGCTTCTGGTTTCGCACGTCGAGCATCTCGCTCACGATGGAGAACGGTTTACCCGTCTTCGCCGCGATGTCGCGCAGGTGGAGCAGCGTCACCAGCGTCTTCGCGTCCGCCTCCTGCGTGCCCAGCTCGTCCGAATAGCTCAGGGTGATCACGTGGTCGTACGGGCGCGCCGTCACCCGGTCGAGCGTCCTGCGGCTATTCGTGTCGCCCGCCTCCACGTGCACCTTCAAATTCGCGAGCGAGGGGCGGCTCTCCTCCACGTCCCTCCCCGCCGCGTCGCCTTCGGCCACGACCGTCACCGCCGAGCCCGCCGCCACGTAACGGTCGAGCTGCGCGAGAATGGCCGGCCCTCGCCGATTCCAGCCGAGGATCAGGACCTGCTCGGGCGCCGCGGTCCGGTCCCAGGGCGAGCGGATCGCCTCGTCGTCGATGCGCGTCTTGCCGGCCCCGAGCCGCACCGCCGTGTCGTCCTCCGCGATCACGACCACTGCGTCGCCTTTTTCGATGGCCCCGTCCATCGGCGGGTTGAGCTGCACCCTGCCGTCTTTTCTGCGCAGCCCGATCAGCGTGCAGGTATCGAATGCGAAGAGCGCCTCGCCGAACGTCTTGCCCGCGAGCGCGGGCAGCTCGGCCATGTAGATCTCGTCGCCGCCGAAATCGAGCAGCTCCGTGTACACGGCCGAGAGCCCCGATTGCCTGCACGTCTGCACGGTGATGCTGGCGATGAGCTCGCTCACGGGCAGGATCTTCGCCTCGTCCTTCGCGACGAGCTGGGCCGCCTCCAGGTTCTTCGGGTCCCGGATCTCGGCCACGATGTGATATCTGTCCGCGCGCCTCTCGGGCCCGTTCACGAGCGCGAGGATCGTCTTGATCACGTGCGCGTCGGCGTCCCCCTCCTCCGGCCCGAGCACCATGATCGCCCGCGCCTCGTTCGGGTTCACGATCGCCAGATCGCCCGGATCGATGGGGCTGCCCGTGCGGCAGACGACGCGGATTCCGCGCGGCGCGCGCACCTTCTCGCGCAGCGCGTCCTCCATTTCCACCTTGTCACGCTCGGCGAGGATCACGATCGCCGCGTCCCTGCGGCTCTCGTTCGCGAGCAAAAGCTCCGACACGACCGAGAAGATCTGCGGGGACCAGCCGAGAATCACGGTATGGTCCTTCTCGCAGACCAGGCTCCGGCCTTTGCGCAGATCGGACAGTCG includes:
- a CDS encoding phospholipase C, coding for MRRTSCFLLALLPCLAQVACSVPDDGPAVVPPPPGPAEWNRDVEEPTDAEAETKRAACEYKSGALPAETQGESRPSGDEIPIDHIVVMMMENRSFDHYFQKLPEYGQPDVEVAPEGFTNPGPDQVPVEPFRDTQLCFVDTNHEWTGTHTQINGGKMDGFVTTNEGWHEMPAHGSLDMLSGKRAMTYYTADDLPFYYWLANEFAIADHYHASVPGPTWPNRMFLYGAGSFGAVHNVFVEPDKLLFDYLDLRQISWKIYVSTTAGAAIFALKYLDYSEAGHVTTIDDYFKDAAAGTLPQVAFVDPGIAREGYAQNDEHPPAIAMLGENFSATVVDALTKSPNWDRSALFITYDEHGGLFDHVVPPPACAPDDIDPKLEKDDTVAKFDQLGVRVPLIVVSPYAKKHFVGHRTYDHTSIVRFIEARFTMPALTNRDANAEAPWEMFDFENPPHADPPAITIPKIDQTKLDACKAIFEE
- a CDS encoding lytic transglycosylase domain-containing protein, translated to MGPRSIARVLVTAGLISACALAGSPALGQAAPGANKPAAPAAAKPKPAAKSGGKAPAKPAAKPAAKKGSSKKPPATRKAGEPGEPDENARRVIAGAPPTPGRSVDESPELKAMREVDLALFSTTPSSGPDWPSDDLPRLEGDDPVLVASGMPPAAPRPTAQAPDAPGDLSWLRKLDMPDIPVRWDARVVRYLEFYKNTPRGRAMVATWIKKSGRYGAAIRRVLREQGLPEDIVWLALVESGFDPTIHSPVGAAGLWQFMPEGARIYGLTVDRWIDERLDPERATLAAARYLSDLRRRFGSWELAFAAYNMGYGGLLASIRKYNTNDFWELSRVEAGMPLETALYVPKIVSMAIVARNCAVFGCDTIELDPAVTFDKVAVGAGVSLRTVAAAAGASEDAVDALNPQLPAGRTPPLAPDAKEGASFTVRVPAGTGARAAKSVGKLLEREEKLERYVVRWGESLEDIATSRRTTRSSLLSVNGLRRDEPVRPGTVLLVPPAPPTADGAAVEGVEKDKRPVLVVPGEAFSYPDRRRVFYRVAPGDTAREVASALGVTAPEICRWNAIDPGASLHDGMTLQVFVPKERALKNALVLEEAEARVLPVGSPEFFTHFEALKGRKRMEVVAAEGDSWRGLSKRFGLSLGMLERINHRSRTSPLAAGDKVVVYVPATPTPAAPPAEPVKERPEDKGETMVAVVQPAEDRAAPPSDELADKDDEGATKPAVLRNEEPKPSTPPVADKPAAEPSPAPVERKPTDKTPAPPPSKSGQGA
- the cheB gene encoding chemotaxis-specific protein-glutamate methyltransferase CheB; the encoded protein is MRPGPLRVLVVDDSAFNRRNIADILSGSDEIEVVGKAADGEEALRLALSIKPDVITLDLEMPRMDGFTFLRILMVRQPTPVIVVSSYAHKENVFKALELGAVDFVAKPSQKLAPDASLRREILQKVLLVRYLRPLAMAGARPVLPNALSRPITTAAPISTAAAVMPEPSARSVAAIAARFIVGIGSSTGGPTALLEILSRIPEKYPGAILIAQHMPDKFTRTFAERLDRKSAIRVTEAQDGDLVTARRAFICPGKMCMEAVVTQGSGGVGWSEIRLRVGPPSQHDRYVPSADRLLRSIAPVGSRAYGIILTGMGDDGVAGARAIRAGGGTIVAESEETAVVYGMPRAAVRAGVVNESMGLPQVAEYVAGLT
- a CDS encoding cytochrome-c peroxidase; the encoded protein is MTSRAAHAAIAAVSLALLAGACRDKPEAGPASPSPSSSTSASPAAPPEPLTPLARLSADAASRAQRALEALLAHPPSGRGDAHPAYLDLRRAVASGAPLWRRRGTIGGEVLFGPERSIDEGGGAMLRLDRALVEGNEEAIRREGAQVDRALRLFAEEARRVPVSPQAVQSALSLAAYDLGALALESTAGLPEGPAAVLADLRGTLDFIDDGARTLASGAGTEAASSALSAVRAAIDPLRARLDAAQTALDLQDRAGFVLQTGRLGVAARRLGHPRLPYRPRVSTAEREIEEPVSALTLPAPRLGPRGEASRDEAHASLGRMLFFDRRLSRGGVRSCASCHTPEKGFADGLVRPKSLESSIELRHTPTLLYTSLHAAQLWDGRTLTAESQALGVIHARAEMGLSEDELLSALSAVPDYQARFAALPEPGITAANVGRALVAFEVAALVPADAPIDRFARGEEGALSAEQRRGLDVFAGKGRCARCHIPPFFGGSRPRDFAVPVFAAIGVPTDPKGKALDPDRGRGAVTGRAIDEAAFKTPTVRDAARTAPYFHNGRFATLEEVVDFYDKGGGQGLGLSVPTQDPEVRKLGLSKEETQALLAFMREGLLDRTPPEKLAERVPK